The proteins below come from a single Capricornis sumatraensis isolate serow.1 chromosome 14, serow.2, whole genome shotgun sequence genomic window:
- the LEMD1 gene encoding LEM domain-containing protein 1, with amino-acid sequence MVEVTCLSDAELQNKLNTLGLSPGPILPSTRKVYEKKLVQLLVSTPRAPPKKNRPRELSRAREDDGSEEFNATIILKRNITPSSEKSKGPKNRCKTSTSKPKAVEIFCSDSNHTKGRRCAARVSDIRCKALRSLKEKACCRVNRGAGDRSLEAFPMSLMLAVLGIFIIVIFVYLTMENKSLFG; translated from the exons ATGGTGGAGGTGACGTGTCTGAGTGATGCCGAGTTACAGAATAAACTCAACACACTGGGACTTTCACCTGGCCCAATACTAC CTTCCACCAGAAAAGTGTATGAAAAGAAGCTAGTGCAATTGTTGGTCTCAACTCCGCGTGCACCACCCAAGAAGAATCGACCCAGAGAACTGAGCAGAGCTCGGGAGGACGATGGCAGTGAAG AGTTTAATGCCACtatcattttgaaaagaaatatcaCACCCTCATCAGAAAAAAGCAAGGGACCCAAAAAT AGATGCAAGACTTCCACCAGTAAACCAAAAGCCGTAGAAATCTTCTGCTCAGATTCTAACCATACTAAGGGAAGAAG ATGTGCTGCAAGAGTGTCAGACATCAGATGCAAAGCACTGAGGAGCCTCAAAGAGAAAGCCTGCTGCAGAGTGAACAGGGGAGCTGGAGACAGGAGCCTGGAAGCGTTTCCAATGAGCTTGATGCTCGCTGTGCTTGGCATCTTCATTATCGTGATATTTGTCTACCTAACTATGGAAAACAAGTCACTCTTTGGTTAA